In Montipora capricornis isolate CH-2021 chromosome 4, ASM3666992v2, whole genome shotgun sequence, a single genomic region encodes these proteins:
- the LOC138044918 gene encoding uncharacterized protein — protein MTEDSEASSVKTKQSNTMEWTNQHDTLFLREVRGSDLFETRKGSPERGKLWDEIATRLNNLTQCKFNVNKRSLRDRLNLLMSKFKAKNREEERASGISPEIQEIDTLLEELCEKEEEAKNKPSTGNKKQSLQKEKATAEEMRYKAMETMGETQKRVEKTNGVVPAKKSRKSTGDAIGYLQKKAEEEMALKREEIDIRKQEEARGSRISEQQTKMQQDMLKIIQQQQEEQHRQQQRNQQQTLQFMQSMLNQQQQQSQAMLALIERLAPFEKR, from the exons ATGACCGAAGACTCTGAAGCTAGTTCAGTGAAGACAAAACAATCTAA CACAATGGAGTGGACAAATCAACATGATACATTATTCTTGAGAGAGGTCAGGGGATCAGATCTTTTTGAAACCAGAAAGGGGAGCCCGGAGAGAGGAAAATTGTGGGATGAGATTGCCACAAGACTCAATAACCTCACCCAATGCAAATTCAATGTGAACAAAAGGTCGTTGAGAGATAGGCTCAATCTTCTAATGTccaaattcaaagcaaaaaatagggaagaagaaagagcaagtggTATTAGTCCAGAAATACAAGAGATAGATACTCTGCTGGAGGAGCTGTGTGAAAAAGAGGAAGAAGCTAAAAATAAGCCGTCAACtggcaacaaaaagcaaagccTTCAGAAAGAGAAGGCAACTGCTGAAGAAATGCGGTACAAGGCAATGGAAACCATGGGAGAAACTCAAAAACGAGTGGAGAAAACAAATGGAGTGGTTCCAGCAAAGAAAAGCAGGAAAAGTACAGGAGATGCTATTGGATACTTGCAAAAGAAAGCAGAAGAAGAGATGGCattaaaaagagaagaaattgaCATAAGAAAGCAGGAAGAGGCAAGAGGATCTCGTATATCAGAGCAGCAAACAAAAATGCAGCAAGATATGCTAAAGATTATTcagcaacaacaagaagaacagCATAGACAGCAGCAAAGAAACCAACAGCAAACACTACAGTTTATGCAGTCTATGTTAAACCAGCAGCAGCAGCAATCACAGGCTATGTTAGCTTTGATTGAGAGGTTGGCTCCTTTTGAAAAGCgttaa
- the LOC138044917 gene encoding uncharacterized protein → MAAFEDFRQLLILYYDANLINDEDFVLLYDMFPSRNPSFPYYEYACFDLNNMSEAECKAEFRFEKKDLPTLAEALQIPPTFKLRQGSIVSGMEGLCILLRRLAYPCRFGDMVPRFGKPVPVLSMVTNHVIDYIYTIHGHRITRWNDALLNPPALDTYARSVHAKGAALQNCFGFVDGTVRPIARPDEHQRMMYNGHKRVHAIKFQSVALPNGLIANLYGPVEGKRHDAGMLAESGLLHDLERHAFSTGGQPLCIYGDPAYPLRVHLQGPFQGAALTPQMEMFNGSMSSVRVSVE, encoded by the exons ATGGCCGCATTTGAAGATTTTCGACAACTTCTCATTCTTTACTACGACGCTAATTTGATCAACGATGAAGATTTCGTTCTCCTTTACGACATGTTTCCGTCGAGAAATCCAAGTTTTCCTTACTACGAGTACGCTTGCTTTGACCTGAACAACATGAGTGAGGCAGAGTGTAAGGCCGAATTtaggtttgagaaaaaagaccTTCCGACTCTGGCAGAAGCCTTGCAGATCCCACCTACCTTCAAACTACGCCAGGGAAGCATAGTAAGTGGAATGGAAGGCCTTTGCATACTCCTAAGACGGCTCGCCTATCCTTGTAGATTTGGCGACATGGTACCTCGTTTCGGCAAACCAGTACCGGTGCTATCCATGGTCACAAATCATGTGATTGATTATATTTACACCATCCATGGACATCGCATAACCCGGTGGAATGACGCACTGCTTAACCCACCTGCATTGGATACTTATGCTCGATCAGTTCACGCTAAAGGGGCTGCTCTCCAGAActgttttggctttgttgatggCACTGTGAGACCTATAGCCAGACCAGACGAGCACCAGAGGATGATGTATAATGGTCATAAACGGGTGCACGCCATTAAATTCCAATCTGTTGCCTTACCGAATGGATTGATCGCAAACCTTTACGGCCCCGTAG AGGGCAAAAGGCATGATGCAGGTATGCTGGCAGAATCTGGTCTCTTGCATGACTTGGAACGCCATGCATTTTCGACAGGGGGTCAGCCTCTATGCATATATGGGGATCCTGCATATCCCCTCAGGGTTCACCTGCAAGGACCATTCCAAGGTGCTGCTCTCACACCTCAGATGGAGATGTTCAATGGATCCATGAGCTCTGTTCGAGTGTCAGTGGAGTAG